GCGTGGAGTGAATCTGGCGACAGCCTTTTTATGGCGGATTCCACCGGCTGGATTCGCGTCTACGGACTCCTTCGTGGGCCGCTTCTgccgccgtccgcagccGTCGCggtggccgcggcgggcgccgagtCGGGACCGTCGTCTCGGCTGGGCATCGGGagtgcgtcgtcgcgcggcgcgggtcaCCACCACCACGTagcggcgcccacgccggcgcagaaggagggCATGCTGTCCGCAGCGGTGCAGCAGGTGACGCGTCCCGCGGTCGCCTGGCGAGGCCACGTTTCCACGGAGGAAGTGCTGCCGCTTCACGGCTGCGGCTCTTGGCTTCtcacgcgcggcgtcggtcTCTTTCCGCACGCAGTCAGACATAATCCTGTGCTCGTGGAGGGGTCGCCCTTCGTCTCGGGGGCAGAGGGGCCCGCGCTGGGTCTGCCGCCCGCCCACGCCAAGCCCAGGGCcggggctgcgggcgccgcgggtcaCGCCGACTTCGTTTACAGAAGGGGCGGAGGTGGAGGggaccgcgacggcggcagggaTTCTGCGAGGCGAAGTGTCTCTGTCGGCGTTGGGCGAGCTACCGGAGAGGGAAGGCGGcacgccgaagacgacgacagcGCCTACGAGGAGGGCTCGGACGAGCCAGGCGCCATGAGTGGAGACAGCGGGGGTGCGCTTCTGAAGCACCCTATGCGGATGTCTGTCCACAACGGCGCGTCCAGCACAAacagcgcaggcgaaggcgggaaTCTGGGCGCGCGTCTGGTGATTCGCCACCCCACACCACCGGGCAGAAACCGAGCCTCGATGGTCGTCGAACAGCTGCATGGCCAGCAGAGGGCAGGAGGACGCGATTCCGCGGACAGGGCCTGCGACCGCACTCGTGAGCGCAGACGCCACGGCCTCGAGGTCCCCGAGTCTCCCTCGGGGaccagcggagacgcgaaggcctgGAGGGGCCACAACCACCATCCGTTCTCCAttttccgccgcggcagaggaaagggctgctgcgaggctgcggatgcagccgccgcaggtgGAGGCGTGACCCGCTTGCGGGCCGCGCGTTTggccctgcggaggcgggacTCCGGCTCAGCCGAGATGGAGAaagagggcgcagaggacgtgCCTctaggcgccgcgaggaggcggcgatcGCTCAGGATGCTGCCCAgcaccgcgcggcgccggttTAAGGGCACAGACATCATTGCGAAGATCCAAGCGCGGCTCGCTCAGTACCAAACGCAGTTCCAGCAGCGCTACGGCAGCTCCCAGCATCTTCCCAGAAAAGCGAGTCAGCGAGCAGCCGGCGGGGCCTGGCACGTGGAGCCCTCGAGCGGTGTTGAGGCGACGGtgtcccccccctcctctgtgGGTGGGGTGTCCTCGTCCGGATATGCGTACGCGGCCACTGCGACGAGCGGCCTCATAGGGCCGGGCGGCTTCCAAGCGAGCCTCTCGTCTGGCTCCGCTCTCTACAgcggcagcctccgcagcggcggaggttTGGGCCCTGAAGAAGACTCGGAGGCAGGGAGCGTCGGCGCTCTGAGCTccacgctgccgctgcagcagtggACGTCAGGCGTCTTTTCGTtcgggggggcgggagagCAGTctgaagatgaagaagagcgcTTGGGCGTGCGAGACCGTCTCCTCGGCGGGGATTTCCAGCAGATGCCTCGCATTTCAGGGCCGTGTATCTGCCTGTGGGACTTATGGGACATCacggcaggcggaggcccgcgcctcgACTGCGTCATCACCTGCGACGACCTCCTCCTCACCCgcgtccagcagcagctcgccagcgccacgGGCTCTAAAAGCTCGTTGGGCGCTCCGGGAAGCTCTAAGCGGGCCAGCAAGCTGAAGAAAGGCTCTCAAGCGGCTGGGGGCGGAGTTGAGTCGTCCGGCGAGACGTGGGAAGTCGTCGCGACGCACACGCCAACGTGCATGGGTGTGGCTGTCTTGCAGGATTGTCCTGAGGTGTGTTCCTGCTGCTCAGCGGcagccagcggcggctgcggctgcgcagctcctgGAGCAGAGGTCTGTGGGGCCGCCTGGGCTTCAAGAGCCTGGGGCAGCGGTAGACAGGCAGATGCCACAGCCTGTGGAGGGTCGCCGagtgcctgcgcggccggcagcagctgccgatGCTGCAGTTGGTGCTGCGGGTCGATGCGGTGTGTCCTCtacggagacgcggacgggGCAGTCCACGCAGTCGACCTGTCGCTTCAGGAGGAGGTTTACCGCTGGCAAGCGCATCCGTCCGCAGTCGTGGCCTGTCGAGtgtcgcggccggcggcggcgtgcccgTCGCACGTCTCCTCCATCCCTGCGTCGTGGCTTGTGACTGCAGCCTCTGCACCGGCGGCCGATGCGACCTTCCGCTGCTGGAGCCTCTCGGCGCTTCAAGGGGgccctccttttcttctctacGAGTTCACGTCCCCCGGTCAtgtgccgctgccgctggggGCAGCGGGGGCTCGCGGCCGGGCTCTCGGCGGGCTCGTCGGAACCCAGACGGCGGGGACTCTGAGGGACGAGGGTGCTGCGGCCCGGTTCGGGGGCttgggcgcaggcgccggatCCACGCCTGGAGTCGTCGTGGGCAGTGTGAATTCGTGTCCCCAGGAGCGCAGAATGCTGGGCGACGAGACGTGGcaggggcgcgcgggcgacagaaGCGACGTCGTACAGCAGGGGCAGCAACCTACGCAGTCGGTCTCGCCTTTCTCCCCCTTTGCGCCGTCGTCGGTGAATGCCCTCGTACGCCTTCTCGGCGTTGAGGGCCGCGAAGCAAAAGCAAgtcccgcgccggcgcaggccgatGAGAGTGTCGCGATGTCGCAGGTGGTGGGGCCTGCGTCGATTCTAACTGTGCGGCAGGACGGAATCGTCTTGTTGAATCGGCTCTGAGCGGGTGGCTCTGAGGGGGCCGGGCGGGGGGGGTTGGGTGCTTCCAATGGCCATCTCTGCGAGTTTCTGCTTGGTGCTTCTTCGTTTATGTTCGTCGAGTACGTGCAAAGACGCTCTTTGATGCAGCTTTGGTGGGCGGCCAACCGCCGTCACCAGTCGCTAGCTTGTGTCACACGCGCCAGCATGTGAACTCTTTCGTGCAGCGACAAAGAAACGCCTGACAACGAAACAGGATGCAGACACCCTGCTTCTTTCTGTCGCCACACTGGGTTTAGTCTGGCCGGCAAATGCGTTACTTGGACACACGAACAGACACGCGCATGTTTTGGCTTGCGTGTGTTTCTGAGAAAATGCGTTCGTTTGGCTGCCGGGGCTGCTCGCAACGGGAGTCGCAGAATACGATTGCCCACCTCCCGCGAAAGGTTGTGCCAAAAATGGCTGATGCTGCCATCCGCAATGTATTTTACGTCGTAGTATACTTTCATAGCGGACCGCTTGTCGGCGCCGCACTAGTCAGGGAATGCGGAAGTGTCTGTATAGCTGAGAGGCGTTCGGGGAAGAGGATATATAGATTCCGCATGCGTACCGGTAATGATACGATTTCAGTCAAGTTTCTCTTGCCTCACGAGGCTTCGCATCATCTTTCATCGAAGAAATGAAGTCGAGTCGAAATGCAATGAAGGGTGACTGACAGCCTCCTGTAGGGAATGCCTGGAGGGCAAGTTGAAGACGCAACTCACCCACTGCCTCAGGCAGCACGAAGAGACGGGAATGTCCGGATCCCGGATCAGACAGCGCACACCAAACATGGAAGCCTTTTCATGGAGCCTGTGGCACAACGGCCTCTGAAAAAGAACTACGTGAATGCGTTGCCGGGGTGTAGACAGGACAAAGCGGTGGCTTCAGGAGGCAGGCCCCCGACTCTGCGCATAAGCGAAACCGACGATCCCCGGATGTCGCCACGCCTTAGTGACTCTCTCCATCCGTTTCCTCTGCTACTGTAAGCCTGGCTGAAGATCTCCCGAGCAAAGACACGGAGCCTCCACAGTTACTGCCTGCACAATGAACGCATTCCCCTAGCGGCAGACGCTGCCTTCCTAGCGTACCGCTGAGCCTGGCGCAGAGTGTGTGTGCTTCTTCGCATGCAAAAGATCCATTCTACGGTCTAGAATCAGATATCCAAGGAGGCTTTCGGCTTCGCGGCATCGTCTCCCGCCTGGCGTCCTGTCGAGCGCCCGCAACTTCTAGCAAGCAGAAAAAGACTGTGCGAAGTGTGTAGAGACGGgttcgcggcctgcagcctgcgcggcagctgaaAGGATTGTGTGGCGGCGGCTTTCGACGAGGCATATCCGCAGGCTGTCTTCAGTTGCCCTGTAGCAGCTTTTCTgcaggaagaggagggaatCGCGGCGTCGAAGGGTCGCGTTGAGGCTCTCTGGCGAAAAAGACGAGGCAAGCAACGCGCGTCTTGTACGCctcggccgctgctgcgcggcctgcatgcgcagcgggAGGGCCTTTGGGCTCGTGAGAAGAGGGTGACTGCGCGTGTgcaaagaaggcggcgaaggagggagcTGGCAAGGCGGAAAGGTGCTCTCGACGTGTCGAGGAGGGCCGACTTCCTGGTCGTTGTGTGTTGGAAATCGCGAACGACGACGCTGAATCTCTTTTTTCTCAAAAACTGCGCGGTGTATTGAcggacgaggcagcggcgtccaCTGTCTTGGTTGTTCTCCTCCACCTGTGCTTCTCGGGACCCCCCGTCCTCTCCTGTCCTCCGgccgtcttctcgcttctcccCGGTTGCTCTCCTCCGTTTTCTGTGTTTCACACCGACAAAATGTCGCTTGCAATCTTCGGCGACCGCCAAAGTGGTCAGGACGTCCGCACTGCCAATGGTAAGTGCGCATGTGCCCCTACTGCGGTCTCTAGGCGCTGCCACCCCCGCACCAGCAGCGAGTCTCCGCTTGAATCACCGCCGCACGCTTTCCTTCACAGCTTTTCTTTCATATTGAGGCTCATCCGCATGAACGGCGGCGATCCCGACTTCGATTCGCTTTTTGGCGGGCGCTCCACGCAGCTTTCGCGTGGAAAATGCGCACGgagtcgccctcgcgccggtcTCAAGACTCGCACGGGTGTTTTTTGCCCCGAAGGCTAGTTTGAAGTCCCTTCGCAggtcgctgtcttctctctgtttgCCTGTGGACGTAACCGATGCATCAGTTCGGCATCTGGGCCTGTCTCGGCAGAGCTTCGCAGCTGACGTCTTGTGTCGTCGTGGCGCTACGGCTGTTTCGGCTGTCAAACCAACGCCTTTTTCGCCGTTTCTTTGAATGGagggcgcgcatgcagatacGCTCGTTCCAGGGTGTGGCGGGGAGCAAATCTCGTCTCATTCTCAGGCTCGTTTGAGTGTTTAACCAGACGAGAGGTTCCTGTGCGAAGCGCTCCCGCCGCGCACCGATTGTCGCTTCTGGggaacgcgcgcgcgtctgatGCTCTTCTCTGTTTGTTCGTGTCTCTGGCCTTCTCCTACGACTGTCTGCCTCCCCCATCCAAGACAGCTGTCCCTGTGCCGCATTCGGCCTTGTCTCTCTCATCCGCTCCCGGGCTTCGTCGGCGTGCAAAGCCGGACGCGAAGAACCGAAGGCTAGCCGAGCCGTGGTGTCTCCTGTTTTCTTTGAGTcccagcggaggcgaccttgtcctgcctcgcggcgactAACAGCTTGTCTAGCCGAGTGCCGATGGCGTATCGCGCAAGTCGGGCTTGTGTCTTGTGCGTCTTTTCCTGTGAAAGCTGTGGGGTCTCGGCGCGTGCGTGGCTCCGGCGGGGATGCATACACGGGGCGGCCTTTCTCGTGTGCGCTGtttgcagcggcagctgtcCAGTCGATCGCCAACATTCTGCGGTCGTCGCTCGGTCCCCAGGGCCTGGACAAGATGCTGGTAGACGACATCGGCGACATGACGATCACGAACGACGGCGCAACGATTCTGAAGCAACTCGAGGTCCAGCATCCTGCAGCCAAGGTCCTCGTCGAGCTCTCAGACCTGCAGGTAAAGTGGCCGCTTGCACGCTCAACTGTCGCCCGAGGTATCCCATACCAGGCAGATGGGCCGCATGTCGCTTTAGCACGGCTCTGCGGGCAGTGCCTGCCGATCCGAACTCGAAACGGGGCCGTTTCGGCGCCCGAGAGGCGTTCCCTTCCCCCCGCGGACTTAACAGACTCGTGGACTTCCCCCTagctgcgcctctgtgtcCTTTCCTGCCATAATGTAACGCGagagcgtctcctctcttgctGCTCTGTGATTCGGTTGAAGTTCGTTTCTCTTCTGTaggcctctctgcggctttTGCGTGTGCAGGACAAGGAGGTTGGGGACGGAACCACCTCCGTcgttctcctcgccgccgagtTTCTGCGTGTGGGAAATCAGCTGGTTAGGGAGGGCGTCCATCCCACCGCCGTCATTGCTGGCTTCAAGCTCGCTATGAAGGTAAGCGTGGATGCGATTCCTCAGGCTGGGACTCTAACGCGAGCTCGCGGCAGAAATGCGGAAGCTGACGGggccttctctgcagcctctcctCATCTCGCAGCTGTTCGCCGGTGTTGAGTCTGGCGCTTTGCACGCCAAGAAATATCTAATTCGCAGTCATCGTGACCAGTACGCTACTGTGTGGGTGGGTGTATAGTCTCTCATGTGTAGGCGTGCATAGGAACTAGTGTTCAGTAGAGAGGACATTGGTTTTGTCCTGCGCTTCACCCTGAACTATCCTCCTCGGGCTATGGCGAATCTGAGGGGTGCGCCTCTGCAAGTCGCCAGCCATGCTGCGGGGTTTTCTTGAGGCCCTAAATCCTCCAGCGGGCGAGACGACCCCGGAAATTGAGATTCGTGCATGCGCTTTGCGCCGAATCTCACAGGAGAGCGTGAAGTACATCCAGGAGCACCTGACCACTCGCATCGACGCAAACAACAAGGAAGTCCTCCTCAACGTCGCGACGACGACAATCAGCTCCAAGCTTATAGGCGCGGAGACATTCCACTTCGCCGACCTCGTTGTGCGCGCCATTCTCTCCGTCAAGATGGTAAGCAACCGACTTTCTGTCTGCTTTTGGTTAATTTCGCGTGGATTCCTTCGGTTTCTCCCATCTCTGCAGGCCGCTGTGCGTCTTTCCCTCTGGCGGATTGCAGGGAGTGTTTCTCTTCATTCGGGGGGTTGCTTTTCTCGCGCGAGTGCCTGTCCTCTTCACGCGGTAGAGTCGGCGGGAAAATGTGCGGTTTTCAATCAGATCACAGAGCGCGGCGACATCAAGTACCCCGTTAGCTCCATCAACATCATCAAGACCCACGGGAAGTCCATGCGCGAGTCCACGCTGGTTGAAGGCTACGCGCTGAAGGCCGGTCGCGCCGCTCAAGGTAAGGATGATGAAGCCTCATTACTCACTGAAAAAACATCAGATTCACAGTTTTAGTTCCGTAGAAGAAGCACTGCGAAAGTGTGCTGGGCATTTCTCGTCTATTATTAGAATTTCAAGTTTTTTTTAATTTTTGCAAAAATTATTATCATTGGTCAAGAAAAAAATATTAAATGCCCggaagagagcgacagcggacACCTTGCTTTTCCGGTCGAGCTCAGTTGGGCGACCcgtgcctgcgtcgcgggtTTGTTGCCTTCTTTTTCGGGCTTTCTGAGAACGATACGAGTCTTCAAGGCGGAGGGGATGCAAGCGTGTCTGCGATGCGTCGCCCTGTGTGCGTGTGAAGGgtcgaggaagcgcgagcgacgcatcTCCTCCATTCCCTTTCCGGAGCccgtctgtgtgtgtgtgtgtatccCAGGCATGCCACAGTGCGTGAAGAACGCAAAGATCGCGCTTCTGGATTTCAACCTGCGCCAGCACCGCATGCAACTCGGCGTGCAGATCCAAGTAGACAACCCCGAGGAGCTCGAAAAGATTCGCCAGAAGTGAGTCTTTCTGCTCTGCTAGTTTCGCGAGACCGGGGTGTTGACTTCGCTGCAAACGGGGAGCACGCGTAGAAGGACCGATTGAACGCTGTGTGCGAGTAAAAAACAGAGATGACAGGGGCAATCTGATATCCTTCCTTGTATAACCTTGCGTGCGGATGTGTGTGGCTGCGCGTGTTCAGGGAGAAAGACATCACGGCGGCGAAGATACAGAAGATCCTCGCCTCCGGAGCGAACGTCATCCTGACGACGCAGGGCATCGATGACATGGCCATGAAGTACTtcgtggaggcgggcgcgctcgccgtgcGTCGCGTCGACAGAAAGGATCTGCGACGCATCGCCAAAATCACAGAAGGTACTCCAAGCGAATTCTTCGTTTAGGCGCAACTCTACATGAAGCCGTCCTTCCCCGCATCAGGAAACCGCAGAATCAGCAGTGTCGACCGACTCCCTGTTTCAGAGTCTACAAACGCATTCGTATCCATATCactgtctatctatctatatagatatatgtatatatatgtatatatctacatgTCCACATAGACAGCTGGAATCGGCGTGTGGAGGTTGGAAGTTGGCAGCTGCTTGCAGTAGTTTTGAGGCTGCCAGGTCGCTGCTCGTTTTCTGGTTGTAACATCTTCGCTTGCCACTTGGGCTTCCTGTGAATCCTCAGGCAGCATTGTGCTGACGATGGCGACTCTGGACGGAGACGAGAAGTTCGACCCCGCGACCCTCGGCACGTGCGAAGAAGTCTACGAGGAGCGCATCGGCGACTGGGATCATTTGCTCTTCAAAGGCTGCAAAGGCGGGAAGGCAGCAACCGTCATTCTGCGGGTGAGTGGCTCGCGGGCTCCTGCGGACTTAGCACGCAGTCTATCGGGAGGAGGTGCAGGCTTCGAGATTGCTGCGAACCCTCTGCGGGGCGGGCGTCTTATGAGGATTCCACGCGCTCAGAGGCGCAGGGGGCACGCAGCAGCTACCCggtctcggcggcgctgcactACTGCACATCTGCAGCAGGACGCCGGAAGGAGCCCCtcgggagaggcgccggtGTGGGAGTCGCAGGTATGCTGCATGTGCGCCCTGAAACGCCTGGCAGCTTGAGTTTGCTGAGTTTGTGTGCACGTGTGGGGTGTGTGTCTCTCCGTCGCGTGTTTCGGCACCACATAAAGGCCGGTCTTTGCTTTCTTTTCCTtgctgcgcagggcgcgaACGAGTATATGCTTGACGAAGTCGACCGGTCTGTCCATGACGCGCTGTGCGCGgtgtcgcgggcgctggagaaCACGAATGTCTGCCCCGGGGGAGGCGCCGTGGAGACTTCGCTTTCGGTCTACTTGGAAAACTTTGCGCGGACGCTGGGGTCGCGGGAGCAACTAGCCattgccgccttcgcggagTCGCTGTTGATCATTCCGAAGACGCTCGCGGTAAAcgcggcgctggacgcgACGGAACTCGTCGCCCGCTTGCGCGCCGTCCACGCGAAGGCCCAGGGCCAGTTGCTCGGGGCGGAGGggaacggcgacgaggagctcAAGTGGTACGGTCTCGACCTCGTGACGGGCAAGACGCGCAACAACATGGCGGCGGGCGTCATCGAGGCGACTGTGAGCAAAACGAAGGCGCTTCGCTTTgcgacggaggccgcggTCACGATTCTCCGCATCGACGACCTCATTAAAATCGCCCCGGAGCCCGAGCGGGAACGCGACGACTAGACCTGCGGCCTCTCCCCAGGCCCCGCGGCCGAGGGGCGTAGTAGTGACCCTCTGCAAGGGAGATGACAGCCTACCTACCCGCTTGCCTTCGTTCCGCTTTCTTCGTTTCTTTTCTGAGTCTTTCGAAGCTTGGCAGTCCTCCGCACCCCCTACGCTTTGGGTAGGGCAGAACGTCTAAATCAAGTTTTTCTCTGTATATTCTCCGCACAAATCAACCACGGTCCTTGGAGGTTtcatgcgccgccggcgtgcgcTCGTGTCGGGTGCCGCCCACCGAGTTGGGGGGCGGCGCTTAGACCCGAAGAACTTTCTTCGGCGGATTGTCCGTCTGCATCCCTACAAGTCTGCTAAAGAGTTGCACTGAAAGCCCCCTCTATCGAGGGGCACACCGGGTTATTGATTCAGGGTTGATACGGCGATTCCAGCCCGATCTGAACACAACCCCAACTCTGCGGCACAATTGCACTGTGCGACATCAGGGGGCGGACTTTATTCGGTGCGCGGGTGCTTGTCCACTGGTCCATTTCTTGGCTCAATCTTCTGAcatttgttttttcttcaaGAAAACGTGAATGCGAACAAGACTGTACCGCCTGTAGTCGGTCCGCTAGTTAAGCGAACacccgcgacggcggacaAGAGGAGCCGCCGCAACACTGCTAGTCTGAAAGAGGCATTTCTGTCTCTTCCAACATGGGGAGTGTCTCCCAGCCTGCTACCACGAGGCGAAAACTGCTCGTTAGACCGCGTAGTACACATGCTGTCGCACAATGGTCTGAGGGGGGCTCTAGCCTGAAATCAAAGCATTCTGCTTCACCAAAAACTGGGCACCATGGGGTGGGCGTTGAAGCATCCGACACATCTGAGTGACGTCAGACGCATCTGAGTAATGTCTTGatttcgcctctgcgtgatACTCCGGGTTGCGCATTCATAAGCGTCACATACCGGAGCCCAGCTAacccctctcccccctttCCCCCCCACAGGGATGCAGTTTCGTAAGTGACGCGTGAAAGCAGAAAGATCGACCCCTGCGCTATTCCTGCGTTATGTGCGCTCTTCGATCATTGCGCTTTAACTCCGGAGAGTTGTGTttccctccgcagcggcgcaatTCTTCTTCAGCCCTTCACCCGTGAAACTTTTACGAGGCCACTGGCAGGGTGTAACCGCTAACGCTCCAGCGGTACTCTTCAGAACTAAATAAAAAGAACAAAGAGGACTTCGCGCTACAATGCCAGCGATGTACGCTAACTAGTGTCCTGTCACTACTGGCAAGTGACAAGTCAGCGGCCCAAGAGAAAACCTGTCCGAACCAGGAATCGAACCTGGGTTTACACGGCCACAACGTGTTGTCCTAACCTCTAGACGATTCGGACCGAAAGCCGGCGTCGTTGTAACGGCGACCTCACACCGTTCCCAAAACTTCTCTTGTCTCCTGTCAGCGTTTACCCAATGAAAAAAAATAGTTTCCTCGTCAGATGTTTCGGTGAGTCTTGCCCTCGGCCGGAGAGATGCTTAGAGGTATTTGTAGCCCCTCTACCGCACGGCAATGCAGAGCGCTCCCTTACCAGTGTCACTCGGCAATTAGTCGCCGCCACGTTTTCACACCGGCAGTAGTGATGTTCTCTTGTGATTGATAACGGACTCTTGCAGCAGAATGGGTTTGGCTCCGAACGAGTCTGGCTCTGCAGTGGTGCGCTCAAGAATCATGAACTCAGTTTGTGCCGTTTCAAGCACGAGGCACTCCGGGGAGCTATTTGAAGTCTTCAGAAAGGAGAACGCCGGCGAGttgcggcgcggagccgtCCTTCGGGCCGATAGTTCAGTTGGATAGAATGCCCGGCTACGGACCGGGTGGTCGTGGGTTCGAATCCTGCTCGGCCTACTTTTTCTTCCTCATTTACTTTTGGAAATTCTCTCGTCTCAACAGTTCACCAGCAACTTTTGCCCTGCACACCCTATCACCGCAGGCAAAACATGGGATCTTCGACACATGGTGCGCCAGCGGTCTGCGTTAGCATTTCACCAGGCCAAGATGCGCCATAGGCGTGCTTTCCGCAGATGCTACCCACGGATGCTGCTAGGCTTTCCTGAACTATGCACTCACCAGAGCTCTGAGGGGGGAAGTGCAAAAAAAAGGCGGGGGATTGTCCAGTTCGGGGGTCAGCACATAGGTGGGTGCCAGACGGGAcgcggtcgtcgcgcgcATGTAAATACTGAGCAATATACATACAGCATGGCGCGATACGTCATTTCCTGCCGTATTGCACGCGGAATGAAGCACTGCACGAGGGCAAGTCAATACGACTCATCCCTACCAGACAGCAAATCTCGTATCCCCCTCATGTATGTGTTACAGTTCATCTTGTCAGGGCTAGTATTGAAGAGCTGCAACACCATGTCTTCACGTCTCCCTATCGAGGTTTCAGTCTCCGTCCAAGGGGTTCATACACTCCCTCTGTTTATTCCATCCACCGGATTTGCCTTCTGAGGGCAAGGAACCTAGAGACTGCGGGTGATCGGAGTGGCCTTCTTTGTTTTGTTCGAAAACCACCCCCAATTTCGTCGCCGGCTGGCATCCGGTCACCGACGCAGCCCCGACTGCACTCAATCTACTCCGCCTCTCCTAGCCAGGTATCTTACGCCGTTGAATCGCGCAGTTGGCTATGATGACGTTTGTGTGTCCATGATTGACTGTAAGCATTGGAAATCTGCAGTAGTGCGGTATGTTATTGATCGCCGGGTTCTTCCTGCGTAGCTACCCGCTCTCGTCGCGCATATCGCGCTGCCATACGCACGTGGAGCCCGGTAGAAGGCTGGATACGCTTACAGCATCCTAGGAATCGCTAGGTTTTACTACAGCCGGACCCGATTCTTCTAGAGTGTGTTGCTTCAGGCAGCAGCCTCAGTTCATACATAATCCGTATTCGGCAAAAGTGAGGCGTTATGCTATATTGCTGGTCACTGTTGCAAAGTGAAAGGACGAGAGTGCTACGGAGAACCTTTCATTTGATGCATGCTACTGAACTCGCTGTAACACCGCGGAAGGACGACTGCCATTGTTGGAGTGCCCACCCCATACAAAATGCGAACTTCCGCAGGCACGACGCGCTCGTTCGCACTGA
The Besnoitia besnoiti strain Bb-Ger1 chromosome VIII, whole genome shotgun sequence genome window above contains:
- a CDS encoding putative T-complex protein 1 subunit alpha (encoded by transcript BESB_082930), whose translation is MSLAIFGDRQSGQDVRTANAAAVQSIANILRSSLGPQGLDKMLVDDIGDMTITNDGATILKQLEVQHPAAKVLVELSDLQDKEVGDGTTSVVLLAAEFLRVGNQLVREGVHPTAVIAGFKLAMKESVKYIQEHLTTRIDANNKEVLLNVATTTISSKLIGAETFHFADLVVRAILSVKMITERGDIKYPVSSINIIKTHGKSMRESTLVEGYALKAGRAAQGMPQCVKNAKIALLDFNLRQHRMQLGVQIQVDNPEELEKIRQKEKDITAAKIQKILASGANVILTTQGIDDMAMKYFVEAGALAVRRVDRKDLRRIAKITEGSIVLTMATLDGDEKFDPATLGTCEEVYEERIGDWDHLLFKGCKGGKAATVILRGANEYMLDEVDRSVHDALCAVSRALENTNVCPGGGAVETSLSVYLENFARTLGSREQLAIAAFAESLLIIPKTLAVNAALDATELVARLRAVHAKAQGQLLGAEGNGDEELKWYGLDLVTGKTRNNMAAGVIEATVSKTKALRFATEAAVTILRIDDLIKIAPEPERERDD